The following DNA comes from Acipenser ruthenus chromosome 58, fAciRut3.2 maternal haplotype, whole genome shotgun sequence.
CAGATTTAAacccagaaaaacaaaaatggaatgccgggccgctaagaatgagggcaggcaatggagggagtccggtCATGTTCGGGgggggggcgattggtgaagagtctggggtaCAGGAGCCAGCACAGGGGCCTGGCCCTTCCACCTCCGCTCGGGATCGACCCGACCACGAGTTGGAAGCTGTGGGACTTTCGACTCGAGCAAGGACGTGACAACGCACTAGGCCAGCTATTTGATCAAGCAGCTGTGGTGAGTGGTCGTTGTTGTTGGGTCTGGTGTTCAGGATTTGCAGAGGAGCTCTGAGTGTGTGTGCAGATAAAAGGCTGTTACATTAGGAGGACATtttgacaaatattttttaaagctctgCACTGGACAACTGGAGTCTCAGTGTTAAAAAAAGGAGACTGGAGAGTGAATACTGGCTGCCATTTGAACTTCTTGAACTTAAAATTCCTTCAGAATGCTGTTGAGGTTTTctggacttatttccttaaagtgaatgtccatatttgtttatttaagccagtctttaaatacattaacagcccatgttgtagttttttttgtattttttttatctgttttcttctattttatttagctGTGCCTCATTTAATCTTATTAAAAGgagtgttagaatgctgcatgctgattggtccatcagtgtaCTAAGCCGTTACAATAcccagcacaatgtcacgattaggaactacttgggaacaaaggcaaatcactgcacctgtgctaacaACGCATCattacagcacagaaaataaaagaaaactccTGTGTGATGGGGCACCAATCTGTGTCCactctccttcctggtctgatgtcaccacaaacCATCCTGGTCACAAGCAGTTAAAAGTataagtatattttttaaaattgccaTGTCGGTGTGTCTCTCACTGTGCATGGTAAAGCGTTCCAGAGTTCAGGTGCGCTGtgactgaatgctctaccacctgtcccGTGCTTTAAAATCCTTGGGACAGATAGCAGCCCTGCATCTTGGGATCGGAGTGGCTGGCCAGGGGCATATGGGACTAAAAGATCCTTCAGATAGGCCAGAGCCAAAccatttagggctttataggcAATAAGAATGACCTTAAAGTCAATCCTGGACAGCACTGGGACCcagtttatatatactgtgtgtgttaaATATCAAATGCCAGTTTATCTGACTCGGCTGCTACAGTCTTGCTCTAGTAAATTCCTCATTCCATTCCATAGCTAACCTGAACTTTAATATTCCACATGCCCAGAATGCTGTTGCTAGCCTTGCCCCATCATGCTGGAACAATCTACCCTCTGAAATTAAAGCAGAGAAAAGCATAGGCacgcattataaagcacaaagaggtatggtaaacatatttttgtttaaaaaaagggtAAACCTTACaaaacaatttctacatttattcgaatTGCTGTCTATACAAACTGCTTGATCTGAAAtatgattttacagaacttgtggtaaaatatttttgtagcatactgtctgtttccacgcaccaccgttttgtgagaatttgataactgtgacgctacagtcagaacatacttccttcgactgtttgaacaCATGCCTCCTTTCAGAACACTGTCTGTGGTGCAGGATTACGAATGTTCAGGAAgctttttctttagatttttctagtccttcactccattttcagtggaaaagtgtctgcaaggaaagcagaaaaccgcatgtgcctgcttactgtactctaaatatgaaaacgtattttaatattctgatgaaaatgaatggtcttgcttaccaaagacagtttttggTTACACAGGCAAACAAGGCTGTGACGGTCCTGTTGCattatcaccaaggtccaaaatacaggatttagatGCATTTCGATGTCATTCGAAGAGACAGTGCTTGGCaggtttaacgtccattcttcctgctgatctgagccccatatagatattCGAAAGTTTACAGTaagagtgcagttttttttttttttgcaaatataccttatgaaatacgttgaatgccccttgattataagtacgatagtaagtgtgtgtttagaagcttaataagTCAGTATTAATaactgatttaaattggtgtaaagtgatggaaatggtgtctGAAATTAGTGTAGGTACTacaggactgcagaacaggttaacggatttaaaggttttaaaaaacagtgcagcttgatatcctgactgtttttctaatttgcttaaataggcataacatgttttaaagtacaagctagtgctatattaaacttcatttatttggcagcttatgttggaaaaaaaaacaatgtcaaatatatatgtagcatccctgagtggttttgaggtctgttttgtgctataaattattatacagtacaagttctcaaaaagacacAGGAGAATGAATCAGGTTTACAACTTTTATTTGTGTCTGACCAGAGCAGCATTGAAAATGTGATTGGAGATGTATTTTCACTGCTCCCATTATCATTGTTTAGTGGAACTTTTCCTTGTTAAGATGTTGTTGCTGAggtttaaaatgaatgttcttaccactgccattttcactgctcccatCATCACTGAATGTTATCCTGCCCATCACATCTCGGTACCTATGATAAAAGCCTAACCAGGATGCATCTGAGTTATGGGTGGTATGGCATTTCATTACTTTTATTACATGTTaatttaattgtctttttttattgtaattaaaaagCTTTTGTAatgaatcaatatatatatattttttaagcctATTCTTAATGTTAGTTCATTTAATGCCTTTTCGTTAACTTTAACTTTAACATAGTGCGCTCAATAAATAAATTACCAGAAGGTTTCATCTAGAGGAAATGCCAGAACATAGTAAACACAAGCACAGCAGCACCAAATGCAAAGTCTTTAACCAATCTTCTGTAGCACACATGTAGCTGTGACAGCTTTCAGGGCCCCCTTTAATACACTAGTGTAAGGATGGAACTGTGACCATGAACTGTAATACTGATTGAAATATTCAAGACACGAACATCAAATAGAGTGGAGCAAGCAACTAGTTAACTTGGATTGTGATCTCCATAACCCACCTGCCCATTGTTGTAGCTCATGCAATTTGAGTCACTGTATCATGTCCGTTGCCTAGCACTATGAtttggcaagccaaattatcattaaGAGATGTCTCTAAATCATCTGAGTTATCTTCaaattactttattttcaaatatctcTACATGATTTAAAGACATCTCTAtatgaacaggatgttatttacagatatctctaaatgaacaggaagggTTTATTTAGTTATCtgtaaatactctatcctgattggttaAAACCGGTCAaatgggggtgttgatattacagcctATCACCACGGGTCGacacttcttttcaaaaaaggggcaaatcactggtagatatctATATGCCACGAgaagtttggagaaaaaaaaaaaaagacagacataTTGCAATTTATCTGACAAAATATATgtaaactttcagctttttatAAAGATTTGTGTTGCTCTTAATTTGGgggttaaatggatgttttgttgctgTTGCCCCCTTTCTGTCCGTTCTTCTCATCTGGacgttttaacttttttttatttcgttaACCCATTCCATAAGAGTAACAGGCACTTCAGgatgtgtgatatactctaatgcCACCATGGCCAGGCGGTTGAACCCGGGACGTGGTGATATTTGAGTATATCACACACCTTGTCGTGCTTCATTGCTTACATATCTcattcatttacagatatctgcaaatgatttacagatatctctaaatatttcaagctgtcgtaaaatgcaatttgagatttcgctaaatgataatttggctggCCATAAATGTATGGCACACATCTGTATGCTGCAGGTATAGCATCCTGCTGATGGCTTTCTGCAAATACCAGGAACTCCCAGGACTGTCCTGATAGGCACGTCCTAACGGACTAAATCTCTGTGAACTCGACGGTGTCTCTTCAGTTTATTTGACTCTacaaatctcttcccacagtcagtacactcaaaaggtttctctcctgtgtggattctgTGGTGTATTCTAAGGTTGTCTCTCCGACTGAAACCCTTTCCACATACAGGACATTCataaggtttctctccagtgtgaattcgctggtgttcttTTAATTTTACTGAATCTCTGAATCTCTTCCCGCAATCAgtacagtgaaacggtttctctcccgtgtgaattagctggtgtgattgaaggCCAAATTTAtgattaaaactcttcccacactcagtacacagatagggtttctctcctgtgtgaatacgctggtgAGTTGTAAGCCCACCTACCCATCTGAAGCtttttccacattcagtacagtgatggGGTTTCTGTTCTTTGTGAATCTGTTGGTGTGCTTTCAGGTTTCCCAGGTCACTGAAATTGgtgccacattcagtacagtgatacaagATCTGCTCTGAAGGAATCTGCAGGGGAGTTTGTAGGGGAATGAAGTTGCCCTGGGTTGCAGAATTATTAACAACTTCGGGATGTGGAGTCACTATATAACCCAGAGTAAGTGGTCTGCTATCTTGTACAGAAAGATTTTGGACTGAGCGAGTTCCCAGTTTCTTCACATATTCATCTTGCGATGAAGACTCTCTGTGTTTCTTATGCTGCATTTTGCCATCAGAAGGGGGTGCTGGAGTGAAGTTGTGTCTTCCTCTATCTACTTTAGAAGCGGAGG
Coding sequences within:
- the LOC117967283 gene encoding zinc finger protein 722-like is translated as MMDFSMYVSFFQYELGSTIEHAVKAAVDTVLCEITKVVGGKFTEFRMEMAGKEKENESLKLRLEISESELKAVRECMNAADADIKQPLRNMNPDCNEQDFQRNENQGLFIRVKDNTERQTFTEADEGLDAVYTQEGIFGHEQCASLIQVAQQTSLEGKEAPRIESVHIKEEAPEFELVHIKEEAPELQPVNMLEENIVKLGSSHCDDCPPELICMKHNQDTCSTVREKGTVLGSVQGEYHTPEDGKEEGIKCHAQAAQLDRGRHNFTPAPPSDGKMQHKKHRESSSQDEYVKKLGTRSVQNLSVQDSRPLTLGYIVTPHPEVVNNSATQGNFIPLQTPLQIPSEQILYHCTECGTNFSDLGNLKAHQQIHKEQKPHHCTECGKSFRWVGGLTTHQRIHTGEKPYLCTECGKSFNHKFGLQSHQLIHTGEKPFHCTDCGKRFRDSVKLKEHQRIHTGEKPYECPVCGKGFSRRDNLRIHHRIHTGEKPFECTDCGKRFVESNKLKRHRRVHRDLVR